The genomic window GCCAATGCGGTCCTTCAATTGCGGAATTACTTTCCCGCTGCGGTTATAGGTCGCCGGATTGGCGGAAAACAAAATCAGCACGTCGATGTCGAACTTCACCGGGTAGCCGCGAATTTGCACGTCGCGCTCTTCTAGAATGTTGAATAACCCCACCTGCACCAGTTCGTCCAACTCGGGCAACTCGTTGATAGCGAAAATGCCCCGATGCAGCCGCGGAATCAAGCCGAAGTGAAGCGCTTCTTCCGCGCCCATGCTGGTGCCGCCGGCAAGTTTGGCCGGATCGATTTCCCCAATGATATCGGCGAATTTTGTGCCCGGCGCCAACCGTTCGGCATAGCGATCTTCCCGCCGCCACCAACCGATGGGCACCATTTCCTCGGCATGGCTTTCCACGAACCGCTTGCACACGGCGGTAATGGGCTTCAGCGGATCGTCATGCAGCGGCGCTTCGGGAATGTCGATGTAGGGAATTTCTTCGTCCAAAAACCGAACAAGCAGCCGCATCAGCCGGCTTTTCGCCTGTCCTTTTTCGCCCAAAAACAGCATGTCATGCTTGGCCAACAGGGCGATGTTGATTTCCGGAATGACCGTGCTGTCGTAGCCGACGATGCCGGGAAACAGCTCCTCGCCGCCGGCAAGCATGCGCAAAAAGTTGTCGTGAATTTCCTGCTTGACGGTTTTCGATTGCCAGCCGCTGGCGCGAAGTTCCTTCAGCGTGCGGGGCCGGGTGGTGAGCGAGGTGTGCATAAATCGAGGAAGTTTATTTTCGAGGAATGGTTTAGTCGCAAACAGATTATAGGCGCTTGTTTTGTTCAGAAAGGTTATTTTGTCGCCGATTTTTATTTTGCGGACAAAATTACCGGATTTTGTCACGCGCAGTGCAAGCGTTCGTCGCAGGCCGGCCGGGAATTCTCCAAGCCTGTTGGTCGTCGCTTAATTTGAACGAAAATCGATGCAGCGACGGCTGTCCCCAGCCATTTTGCTTGAGAAACTGCAAGCGTCTGGGGACAGACGCCACTACATTTTCCAAATTAGGCCACGACCCGCCTGTTTCCAAAATAGTGTACAAATTATCACATGGCTGGCCCCGCCTGTGCAAGCTACGTTTTGGGCCAGGGATCGCATCATGGCTCTCTTGACGGTCAGTCAGCGACCGTGGGCTAAAATCGCGCAGTACAGTCATTGCCTGGAAAGATTCGGATCAAAAAACATCCTGTAATTCCCCACTTCGATGGGGATAATGCCCCCCGGGACGAAGTGTATGGCGGTTCTGGAATCGCCAGAGCAATACAGTGGGCTTCTTATCTGTGTCGTGGCGGCCGGCAGTG from Pirellulales bacterium includes these protein-coding regions:
- a CDS encoding magnesium chelatase — encoded protein: MHTSLTTRPRTLKELRASGWQSKTVKQEIHDNFLRMLAGGEELFPGIVGYDSTVIPEINIALLAKHDMLFLGEKGQAKSRLMRLLVRFLDEEIPYIDIPEAPLHDDPLKPITAVCKRFVESHAEEMVPIGWWRREDRYAERLAPGTKFADIIGEIDPAKLAGGTSMGAEEALHFGLIPRLHRGIFAINELPELDELVQVGLFNILEERDVQIRGYPVKFDIDVLILFSANPATYNRSGKVIPQLKDRIGSVIHTHYPKERDLGIAIMEQEAALNLDGDFPVVVPYFMKQIIEQITVAARRSKFIDHNSGVSARFSIANYRTMVASARQRSIRLGEKPAVPRISDLGHIYASSLGKLELDMMGSHQMTERQVLDAVIAEAIKTVFEEYVDKHGLDEVSKIFAEGVKIEVGDMLPSSHYAERLKRVPPAWDKAFEVNAAADPAVRASCVEFVLAGLYAAEQISRSQHHGRIVYEV